One stretch of Triticum urartu cultivar G1812 unplaced genomic scaffold, Tu2.1 TuUngrouped_contig_5405, whole genome shotgun sequence DNA includes these proteins:
- the LOC125529178 gene encoding putative defensin-like protein 157, which translates to MRATQVLLLVLVLFVLSPDLAKAKLHCTDFIIVNQCDVDEITCQHYCYKQFNGTGKCIPNKGCQCHFCYATPPQPSPASSS; encoded by the exons ATGAGAGCTACACAAGTTCTACTCCTAGTCCTTGTCCTCTTCGTCCTATCCCCAG ATCTGGCAAAGGCTAAGCTGCACTGCACGGATTTCATCATAGTCAACCAGTGCGACGTGGACGAGATCACATGCCAACATTACTGCTACAAGCAGTTCAATGGAACCGGCAAGTGCATCCCCAACAAAGGATGCCAGTGTCATTTCTGCTATGCAACTCCACCCCAGCCATCCCCTGCTAGCAGCTCCTAG